One part of the Paraburkholderia flagellata genome encodes these proteins:
- a CDS encoding glutamate-5-semialdehyde dehydrogenase, which produces MDIDQYMTDLGRRARKASRAMARASTAAKNAALEAVAQAIERDAQQLKDANGRDLARAKEKGHDAAFIDRLTLSDKALKTMVEGLRQVAALPDPIGEISNLKFRPSGIQVGQMRVPLGVIGIIYESRPNVTIDAAALCLKSGNATILRGGSEALECNTALAKLIGEGLAAAGLPQDAVQVVETADRAAVGKLITMTEFVDVIVPRGGKSLIERLMAEARVPMIKHLDGICHVYVDDRADLAKALTVCDNAKTHRYGTCNTMETLLVARGIANDVLPPLGRLYREKDVELRVDAAARAILADAGVGPLVDATEEDWRTEYLAPVLAVKIVTNLDEAVEHINTYGSHHTDAIVTEDHDRAMRFLREVDSASVMVNASTRFADGFEFGLGAEIGISNDKLHARGPVGLEGLTSLKYVVLGHGEGRQ; this is translated from the coding sequence ATGGATATCGACCAGTACATGACCGACCTTGGCCGCCGCGCCCGCAAAGCCTCGCGCGCGATGGCACGGGCCTCGACGGCCGCGAAAAATGCGGCGCTCGAAGCGGTGGCGCAAGCCATCGAGCGCGACGCGCAGCAATTGAAGGACGCAAACGGCCGCGACCTCGCACGAGCGAAGGAAAAGGGCCACGATGCGGCCTTCATCGACCGTCTCACGCTCTCGGACAAAGCGCTGAAAACGATGGTCGAAGGCCTGCGCCAGGTTGCCGCGCTGCCCGACCCCATCGGCGAGATCAGCAATCTCAAGTTCCGCCCGAGCGGCATTCAGGTGGGACAGATGCGCGTGCCGCTCGGTGTGATCGGCATCATCTACGAATCGCGGCCGAACGTGACGATCGACGCGGCGGCGCTGTGCCTGAAGTCGGGCAACGCAACCATCTTGCGCGGCGGCTCCGAGGCGCTCGAGTGCAACACGGCGCTTGCGAAGCTGATCGGCGAGGGGCTGGCGGCGGCGGGTCTGCCGCAGGACGCCGTGCAGGTGGTGGAAACCGCCGATCGCGCGGCGGTGGGCAAGCTCATCACCATGACCGAATTCGTCGACGTGATCGTGCCGCGCGGCGGCAAGAGCCTGATCGAGCGCCTGATGGCCGAGGCGCGCGTGCCGATGATCAAGCACCTCGACGGCATCTGCCACGTGTACGTGGACGACCGCGCCGACCTCGCGAAGGCGCTGACCGTGTGCGACAACGCCAAGACGCACCGCTACGGCACCTGCAACACCATGGAGACGCTGCTGGTTGCGCGCGGCATCGCGAATGACGTGTTGCCGCCGCTCGGCAGGCTCTATCGCGAGAAAGATGTGGAACTGCGTGTGGATGCCGCGGCGCGTGCGATTCTCGCCGACGCGGGCGTCGGCCCGCTCGTGGACGCAACGGAAGAAGACTGGCGCACCGAGTACCTCGCGCCCGTGCTGGCCGTGAAGATCGTCACCAATCTCGATGAGGCGGTCGAGCACATCAACACCTACGGCTCGCACCATACCGATGCGATCGTGACGGAAGACCATGATCGGGCGATGCGATTCCTGCGCGAAGTCGACTCGGCGAGCGTCATGGTGAACGCCTCGACGCGCTTTGCGGACGGCTTTGAGTTCGGTCTTGGCGCGGAAATCGGCATCTCCAACGACAAGCTGCACGCGCGCGGCCCGGTGGGCCTTGAAGGCCTCACTTCGCTGAAGTACGTGGTGCTCGGACACGGCGAAGGCCGGCAGTAG
- a CDS encoding CopD family protein: MSMLWVKTFHIVLIASWFAGLFYLPRIFVNLAMETEPAAVKRLLIMARKLYRFMTLIAVPALLCGLWLWLVVGIGRGQGWIHAKVGVVVLLIVYHAYCGRLLKTFERGENRRSDKWYRMFNELPVLGMLAAVALAVIKPF; this comes from the coding sequence ATGTCGATGCTCTGGGTCAAGACGTTTCATATCGTACTGATCGCCTCGTGGTTCGCGGGCCTTTTCTACCTGCCGCGGATCTTCGTGAATCTGGCGATGGAAACGGAGCCCGCGGCGGTCAAGCGCCTGCTCATCATGGCGCGCAAGCTCTACCGCTTCATGACGCTGATCGCGGTGCCCGCCTTGTTGTGCGGGCTTTGGCTGTGGCTCGTGGTGGGCATCGGACGCGGCCAGGGGTGGATTCACGCGAAAGTGGGCGTCGTGGTGCTGCTGATCGTCTACCACGCCTACTGCGGCCGTCTTTTGAAGACCTTCGAGCGCGGCGAGAATCGCCGCTCCGACAAGTGGTATCGCATGTTCAACGAACTGCCCGTGCTCGGCATGCTGGCCGCCGTTGCGCTGGCCGTCATCAAGCCTTTCTGA
- a CDS encoding nuclear transport factor 2 family protein, which produces MMNRMLILAVASLLATSASAASKPALTSPISERLQIELLEHQWTQAAATGDRPALNDLLDDKFFEVFPGNIRRSKRDLLAAASLPQGGSQVLENVRVQVLNNVAVATGINRYTPAAGYKAIEYRFTDVFVKGENGWRVAAARMLRKDTGTI; this is translated from the coding sequence ATGATGAACCGCATGTTGATTCTCGCCGTCGCCAGCCTTCTCGCGACGTCCGCCTCGGCGGCGTCCAAGCCCGCTTTGACCAGCCCCATTTCCGAGCGTCTTCAAATCGAACTGCTCGAACACCAGTGGACCCAAGCCGCCGCGACCGGCGACCGCCCGGCGCTCAACGACTTGCTTGACGATAAGTTCTTCGAAGTATTTCCAGGCAACATCCGCCGCAGCAAGCGCGACCTGCTGGCCGCCGCCTCGCTGCCGCAAGGTGGCTCGCAGGTACTGGAAAACGTGCGCGTGCAGGTGCTCAACAATGTCGCCGTAGCGACCGGCATCAACCGGTACACGCCCGCAGCGGGTTACAAGGCGATCGAGTACCGCTTCACCGATGTGTTCGTGAAGGGCGAGAACGGATGGCGGGTTGCAGCGGCACGCATGCTGCGCAAGGATACGGGCACCATTTGA